CAAACGAGGTGCGGGTGCGGGTCGAGTTTTCAAAGAACATATTGATTTGTGTCCGCCCTTTCAGGGTTGGAACTTTCTTGATGACACGGTTGCTGACCTCTTTAAAGCCTTGCGCGGTATCGAGTAGGGTAATAATGTCGCTCTTTTCAAGGTGATACATGCCGAGAATGTGCTTTTGTGTGAATGCCATTTTTATGCTCCCTGTTGGTTTGGATCGTGTATCCAGACGGAATCTTCGCCATCCAATTCGCTGAGTTTGACGAGAACCTCTTCGCTGCGCGATGTTTGGACGTGTTTCCCTTTATAGCGAGCATAGAGTGGCAGTTCATTATGGCCACGATCAATCAGCGCAAATACTTCAATAGACTGTGGGCGCCCTTGATCCATAACGGCATACATGGCACTGCGCAGTGTTCGAGCGGTGAAAATAACGTCGTCAACCAGAATGATCCGCTTGCCTTGCACAGGGAAAGGGATGCTGTTTCCTTGAAAAACGGGTGCGGAATTCGCCATGGAAAGATCGTCGCGGTAGAGCGTGATGTCCATCACGCCGCAGGGGACGGCGATGCCGGAGAGTCGCTCTAGGGCAGTTGTCAGGCGTTTCGCGAGGTACTCGCCACGCGTACGGATTCCCAGAATCATTGTGGTGCTAAGCTCTTTGTGGTTTTCGATAATCGTCATCGCCACGCGAGTGATGGCGTGCTCGATCTCTTGCTGATCCATGATTTGCTTCATGCGGGACTCCTTGAACTGGGGGTTATTGAGCAACCGATGTGAACGTTACATTTCTGTTTGCTTGGCTTCTTCCCAAAAATGTTCCAATTGTTCTGGCGAGTACGAACCGGATGGTGCGTTGGCTGTTTGTGTTTCTACATGGCGGAAACGTCGTGCAAATTTGCCGTTGGTTCGGTTTAGCGCGACTTCCGGTTCCACGCCCAGTTTGCGCGCTAGATTGACGACGGTAAAGAGCAGATCGCCAACTTCCTGTTCGATGGCGTCTTGCGTCAAATGCGGCGCGGCGATGGCTTCGCGTATCTCGGCAATTTCTTCATCAAGTTTGGCAAAGACCCCTTCGGCACTTGGCCAATCAAAGCCTATTTTGGCTGCTTTTTTCTGGAATTTACAGGCTTTACTGAGGGCAGGGAGGGCGCGGGGTGTGCTGTCGAGGGCGCTGTGCGGAGCATGGCCTTTTTCCTGCTTCTTGATTTCGCTCCATTGATCCAACACGGCTTGTGCGGTGTCGAGGGTTTCGTCGCCAAAAACATGGGGGTGACGGCGCACCATCTTTTCGCAAACGGCCTCAATAACATCGTCGATGGAAAAATGTCCTGCCTCGCTCGCAAACGCACTGTGAAAGAAAACCTGGAAAAGCAGGTCGCCCAACTCTTCTTTGAGGTGCTCCATACTGCCGCTATCGATGGCGTCGACCACTTCGTATGCTTCTTCAATAACGTATTGGCGGAGTGTTTGGTGGCTCTGTTCGCGATCCCACGGGCATCCGTCCGGAGCCAGCAAGCGGTCAATAAGGGTTTTGATTCTGTCGTACGGGTGATGGGGAAGGCTCATCGCGTCAGGCTCCGATTTCAGTGACAATGAGTTCGGCAAGCTCTTCTGCCCATTGTTGTATTTGTGTTTGGTCGTCACCTTCAAGCATGACGCGAATTTTATTTTCTGTACCAGAATAGCGGATGAGCGTGCGGCCACTGTTGCCAAGGAGGGCGTCGATTTCGGCAATCCGTTTGGTAGTGCGTGGGAGATCTTCTATCGGTGTTTTTTTCGATACCGTCCGGTTGATGAGCACTTGCGGGAAGCGCGGCACGCGGCTGGCGAGGGCATCGATATTTTTCCCTTCCTGAACCATAATGGCGAGAATCTGC
This Chrysiogenes arsenatis DSM 11915 DNA region includes the following protein-coding sequences:
- the pyrR gene encoding bifunctional pyr operon transcriptional regulator/uracil phosphoribosyltransferase PyrR, which codes for MKQIMDQQEIEHAITRVAMTIIENHKELSTTMILGIRTRGEYLAKRLTTALERLSGIAVPCGVMDITLYRDDLSMANSAPVFQGNSIPFPVQGKRIILVDDVIFTARTLRSAMYAVMDQGRPQSIEVFALIDRGHNELPLYARYKGKHVQTSRSEEVLVKLSELDGEDSVWIHDPNQQGA
- the mazG gene encoding nucleoside triphosphate pyrophosphohydrolase → MSLPHHPYDRIKTLIDRLLAPDGCPWDREQSHQTLRQYVIEEAYEVVDAIDSGSMEHLKEELGDLLFQVFFHSAFASEAGHFSIDDVIEAVCEKMVRRHPHVFGDETLDTAQAVLDQWSEIKKQEKGHAPHSALDSTPRALPALSKACKFQKKAAKIGFDWPSAEGVFAKLDEEIAEIREAIAAPHLTQDAIEQEVGDLLFTVVNLARKLGVEPEVALNRTNGKFARRFRHVETQTANAPSGSYSPEQLEHFWEEAKQTEM